A genomic region of Aeropyrum pernix K1 contains the following coding sequences:
- a CDS encoding ABC transporter permease, protein MLIKYIIYRFLSAIPTLFGLSILVFILTRLVGDPAAIYIHPDMTPEDVQRVRELYHFDDPLYVQYIYWLKGVLQGDLGYSVTANMPVTEAIKSFLPATLELALYAFTLSIIVGVYLGTKAAANKDKLIDHLTRLLALSGYSMPVFWLALMLLYLFYNVLDFVGPGRLSLEVRFKYMPPYGDFKFYTGLLTIDALLNRNIEVFIDAVKHLIPPVLTQTYIHIAIFIRVLRSSMIEEMNKEYVDFALSKGLRREVVLKDYVRRNSYISLVNVAGLQFVGLMSGVVLTETVFNWPGLGRFAANAAIQLDPAAVVGFTLFVGTLFIVVNLAVDILLAYLDPRIRYE, encoded by the coding sequence ATGCTAATAAAATATATAATATACAGGTTTTTATCGGCAATACCAACCCTCTTTGGCCTTTCGATCCTGGTATTTATACTTACAAGGCTTGTAGGCGATCCAGCCGCCATATACATACATCCTGATATGACGCCTGAGGATGTGCAGAGGGTTAGGGAGCTCTATCATTTTGACGACCCGCTTTACGTGCAATATATTTACTGGCTCAAGGGAGTGCTACAAGGGGACCTGGGCTATTCTGTCACGGCCAATATGCCAGTAACCGAGGCTATTAAGAGCTTCCTCCCAGCAACTCTGGAGCTAGCATTATATGCATTCACACTCTCTATTATAGTTGGTGTTTATCTTGGAACTAAGGCGGCGGCCAATAAGGACAAGTTGATTGATCATTTAACAAGGCTCCTTGCCCTGAGTGGATACTCTATGCCCGTATTTTGGCTGGCACTCATGCTCCTCTATTTATTTTACAACGTTCTCGATTTTGTAGGCCCAGGAAGGCTGAGCTTAGAAGTAAGATTCAAGTACATGCCACCTTACGGGGACTTTAAGTTCTACACGGGGCTATTAACCATAGACGCCCTGCTGAATAGAAACATTGAAGTCTTTATCGATGCTGTTAAACATCTGATACCTCCTGTCCTTACTCAAACCTACATCCACATAGCGATATTCATAAGGGTGCTCAGAAGCAGTATGATAGAGGAGATGAATAAAGAGTACGTTGACTTTGCTTTAAGCAAAGGTCTCAGAAGAGAAGTTGTACTAAAAGATTACGTTAGAAGAAACTCCTACATATCTCTTGTAAACGTAGCTGGATTACAATTCGTAGGTCTAATGAGCGGGGTTGTACTGACAGAGACGGTTTTCAACTGGCCAGGACTCGGTAGATTTGCAGCCAATGCAGCAATACAGCTAGACCCAGCTGCGGTAGTGGGATTTACACTTTTTGTGGGCACCCTCTTTATAGTGGTAAATCTAGCTGTGGATATTCTGCTAGCGTACCTGGATCCGAGGATAAGATATGAGTAG